One genomic window of Aptenodytes patagonicus chromosome 19, bAptPat1.pri.cur, whole genome shotgun sequence includes the following:
- the CPLANE2 gene encoding ciliogenesis and planar polarity effector 2, whose product MRRGKEAGRRRGRAPLADIIPRRKRPQVSGGAWRRGGARCWSRGWLLSPAGRPYLDSILQKNQRRAFGLLEHPALPPPLAAPTVAYKLFLSGKSGVGKTALVAALAGTPVPPLHHETLGIEATTVYWPAKLRASGRPVLFQLHFWDCGDGALKKFEHLLPACKEEADAVLFLFSFTDRSSFEELPAQMSRVLGPDEENLVRVVVGTKFDLSPQADVTEGDVTAFEGTWGLPVLRAGSGPGSGAGRGGLARVAPLLDALVERLWRRDQIAAGVAPGGEGSPPD is encoded by the exons ATGCGCCGCGGCAAGGAGGCGGGGCGGAGGCGAGGCCGCGCCCCCCTCGCTGACATCATCCCGAGGCGGAAGCGGCCACAG GTTTCGGGGGGCGCATGGCGGCGCGGGGGGGCTCGGTGCTGGAGCCGGGGCTGGCTCCTctcccccgccggccgcccctaCCTGGACTCCATCCTCCAGAAGAACCAGCGGAGAGCCTTCG GTCTGCTGGAGCACCCAGCGCTGCCCCCCCCCTTGGCCGCCCCCACCGTCGCCTACAAACTCTTCCTCTCCGGCAAGAGCGGGGTGGGCAAGACGGCCTTGGTGGCCGCGCTGGCGGGGACCCCCGTGCCCCCCCTCCACCACGAGACGCTGG gcATAGAGGCCACCACCGTCTACTGGCCGGCCAAGCTGCGGGCCAGCGGCCGCCCCGTCCTCTTCCAGCTTCATTTTTGGGACTGCGGGGACGGAGCCCTGAAAAAATTCGAGCACCTCCTGCCC gcTTGTAAGGAGGAGGCGGACGCcgtcctcttcctcttctccttcaccGACCGCTCGTCCTTCGAGGAGCTGCCGGCCCAGATGAGCCGGGTGCTCGGCCCCGACGAAGAAAACCTCGTTAGGGTGGTCGTCGGCACCAA attcgACCTGTCCCCGCAGGCGGACGTGACGGAGGGGGACGTGACGGCCTTCGAGGGGACCTGGGGGCTGCCGGTGCtgcgggcgggcagcgggccggggagcggggcggggcgcggggggctggCCCGGGTCGCCCCCCTCCTCGACGCCCTGGTCGAGAGGCTCTGGCGGCGGGACCAAATCGCCGCCGGCGTCGCCCCGGGGGGCGAGGGGTCCCCCCCTGACTGA
- the FBXO42 gene encoding F-box only protein 42 isoform X1: MGPGEMPAAVKWNAMASSSDSEDDGFMAVDPEDAVVEGTMEQDDEPHAELEVEETRHNRSMLELPEEVLEYILSFLSPYQEHKTAALVCKQWYRLIKGVAHQCYHGFIKAVQEGNIQWESRTYPYPGTPITQRFSHSACYYDANQSMYVFGGCTQSSCNAAFNDLWRLDLNSKEWIRPLASGSYPSPKAGATLVVYKDLLVLFGGWTRPSPYPLHQPERFFDEIHTYSPSKNWWNCIVTTHGPPPMAGHSSCVIEDKMIVFGGSLGSRQMSNDVWVLDLEQWAWSKPNISGPSPHPRGGQSQIVIDNETILILGGCGGPNALFKDAWLLHMHANPWTWQPLKVENEDHGAPELWCHPACRVGQCVVVFSQAPSGRAPLSPSLNSRPSPISATPPALVPETREYRSQSPVRNTDEAPCVNGRWGTLRPRAQRQTPSGSREGSLSPARGDSSPVLNGGSLSPGGTAAGGASLDSPVQVVSPSTPSAAEGYDLKVGLALAPRRGSLPEQKDLRLGSVDLSWEQKPASVICQMDGVEGRTVGASVRNPPEQTNGIHTPPHVASSLPGAVSPGALRRSLEAVKALSSKGSSASAALSPPLASSPGSPGAETGSAARPGSTQGDGHSLPPIARRLGHHPPQSLNVGKPLYQSMNCKPMQMYVLDIKDTKEQGRVKWKVFNSSSVVGPPETSLHTVVQGRGELIIFGGLMDKKQNVKYYPKTNALYFVRAKR; this comes from the exons CTGTGAAGTGGAATGCCATGGCCAGTTCCTCGGACAGTGAAGATGACGGGTTCATGGCCGTGGATCCAGAAGACGCTGTGGTTGAAGGGACGATGGAGCAAGACGATGAGCCGCATGCTGAGCTGGAGGTCGAGGAGACCAGGCATAACAGATCAATGCTGGAGCTCCCAGAAGAGGTTTTGGAATAtatcctctccttcctctcacCCTATCAGGAGCACAAAACTGCTGCCCTTGTCTGCAAACAGTGGTATCGACTAATCAAAG GTGTGGCCCATCAGTGTTATCACGGCTTTATCAAAGCAGTGCAAGAAGGAAATATTCAGTGGGAGAGTCGCACTTACCCCTACCCTGGAACCCCCATCACACAACGCTTCTCGCACA gtgcGTGTTACTATGACGCTAACCAGTCGATGTACGTGTTCGGTGGCTGCACACAGAGCAGTTGTAACGCCGCCTTCAACGACCTCTGGAGACTTGACCTGAATAGCAAGGAGTGGATCCGGCCCCTGGCATCAG GTTCGTACCCCTCGCCCAAGGCTGGGGCCACGCTGGTGGTCTACAAGGACTTGCTTGTGCTTTTCGGTGGGTGGACGCGGCCGAGCCCTTACCCCCTGCACCAGCCAGAGAGGTTCTTCGATGAAATCCATACGTACTCACCCTCCAAAAACTG gTGGAACTGCATCGTGACAACCCACGGCCCCCCTCCCATGGCAGGACACTCCTCCTGTGTCATCGAAGACAAAATGATCGTCTTCGGGGGTTCGCTAGGATCTCGGCAAAT GAGCAACGATGTCTGGGTGCTGGATCTCGAGCAGTGGGCTTGGTCCAAGCCCAAcatctctgggcccagccctcaCCCACGAGGTGGCCAGTCTCAG ATCGTGATAGACAACGAAACCATTTTAATCCTCGGTGGCTGTGGTGGTCCCAATGCA CTGTTTAAAGACGCCTGGTTACTGCACATGCACGCGAACCCCTGGACGTGGCAGCCGCTCAAGGTGGAGAACGAAGACCACGGAGCCCCAGAGCTGTGGTGCCATCCTGCCTGCAGG gtGGGACAGTGCGTCGTGGTCTTTAGCCAAGCTCCCAGCGGGAGAGCCCCGCTGAGTCCCAGCTTGAACTCTCGCCCCTCTCCCATCAGCGCCACGCCGCCCGCCCTGGTCCCCGAAACGCGGGAATACCGCTCTCAATCTCCCGTCAGGAACACGGACGAGGCTCCTTGCGTCAACGGCCGCTGGGGCACCTTGCGACCCagagcgcagaggcaaacccccTCGGGATCCCGGGAAGGCAGCCTCTCCCCAGCCAGAGGGGACAGTTCCCCTGTACTCAACGGTGGGAGCTTGTCGCCCGGAGGCACGGCAGCCGGCGGTGCCTCTTTGGACAGCCCCGTGCAGGTCGTATCGCCCAGCACGCCTTCCGCGGCTGAAGGGTACGACCTAAAAGTGGGGCTCGCCCTGGCGCCGCGACGGGGATCGCTGCCGGAGCAGAAAGACCTGCGTTTGGGATCCGTCGACCTGAGCTGGGAACAGAAACCGGCCTCCGTCATCTGCCAGATGGACGGTGTGGAGGGCAGGACAGTCGGCGCGAGCGTGAGGAACCCCCCCGAGCAGACCAACGGCATCCATACGCCGCCCCACGTCGCCAGCTCCCTCCCGGGGGCCGTCTCCCCCGGCGCGCTCCGGAGGAGCTTGGAGGCCGTCAAAGCCCTCTCTTCCAAAGGCTCCTCGGCTTCTGCGGCGTTGAGCCCTCCCCTGGCTTCTTCCCCGGGGTCCCCGGGTGCCGAGACGGGCTCGGCAGCGCGTCCGGGCTCTACCCAAGGCGACGGCCATTCCTTACCTCCCATCGCCCGCCGCCTGGGCCACCACCCTCCCCAATCCCTCAACGTGGGGAAGCCTTTGTACCAGAGCATGAACTGCAAACCCATGCAGATGTACGTGCTGGACATTAAAGACACCAAGGAACAAGGACGAGTCAAATGGAAAGTGTTCAACAGCAGTTCGGTGGTGGGGCCGCCCGAAACCAGTTTACACACGGTGGTGCAAGGCAGAGGGGAGTTAATCATATTCGGTGGCCTCATGGACAAGAAACAAAACGTGAAATACTATCCCAAAACAAATGCCTTGTACTTTGTGCGAGCAAAAAGATAA
- the FBXO42 gene encoding F-box only protein 42 isoform X2, with protein MASSSDSEDDGFMAVDPEDAVVEGTMEQDDEPHAELEVEETRHNRSMLELPEEVLEYILSFLSPYQEHKTAALVCKQWYRLIKGVAHQCYHGFIKAVQEGNIQWESRTYPYPGTPITQRFSHSACYYDANQSMYVFGGCTQSSCNAAFNDLWRLDLNSKEWIRPLASGSYPSPKAGATLVVYKDLLVLFGGWTRPSPYPLHQPERFFDEIHTYSPSKNWWNCIVTTHGPPPMAGHSSCVIEDKMIVFGGSLGSRQMSNDVWVLDLEQWAWSKPNISGPSPHPRGGQSQIVIDNETILILGGCGGPNALFKDAWLLHMHANPWTWQPLKVENEDHGAPELWCHPACRVGQCVVVFSQAPSGRAPLSPSLNSRPSPISATPPALVPETREYRSQSPVRNTDEAPCVNGRWGTLRPRAQRQTPSGSREGSLSPARGDSSPVLNGGSLSPGGTAAGGASLDSPVQVVSPSTPSAAEGYDLKVGLALAPRRGSLPEQKDLRLGSVDLSWEQKPASVICQMDGVEGRTVGASVRNPPEQTNGIHTPPHVASSLPGAVSPGALRRSLEAVKALSSKGSSASAALSPPLASSPGSPGAETGSAARPGSTQGDGHSLPPIARRLGHHPPQSLNVGKPLYQSMNCKPMQMYVLDIKDTKEQGRVKWKVFNSSSVVGPPETSLHTVVQGRGELIIFGGLMDKKQNVKYYPKTNALYFVRAKR; from the exons ATGGCCAGTTCCTCGGACAGTGAAGATGACGGGTTCATGGCCGTGGATCCAGAAGACGCTGTGGTTGAAGGGACGATGGAGCAAGACGATGAGCCGCATGCTGAGCTGGAGGTCGAGGAGACCAGGCATAACAGATCAATGCTGGAGCTCCCAGAAGAGGTTTTGGAATAtatcctctccttcctctcacCCTATCAGGAGCACAAAACTGCTGCCCTTGTCTGCAAACAGTGGTATCGACTAATCAAAG GTGTGGCCCATCAGTGTTATCACGGCTTTATCAAAGCAGTGCAAGAAGGAAATATTCAGTGGGAGAGTCGCACTTACCCCTACCCTGGAACCCCCATCACACAACGCTTCTCGCACA gtgcGTGTTACTATGACGCTAACCAGTCGATGTACGTGTTCGGTGGCTGCACACAGAGCAGTTGTAACGCCGCCTTCAACGACCTCTGGAGACTTGACCTGAATAGCAAGGAGTGGATCCGGCCCCTGGCATCAG GTTCGTACCCCTCGCCCAAGGCTGGGGCCACGCTGGTGGTCTACAAGGACTTGCTTGTGCTTTTCGGTGGGTGGACGCGGCCGAGCCCTTACCCCCTGCACCAGCCAGAGAGGTTCTTCGATGAAATCCATACGTACTCACCCTCCAAAAACTG gTGGAACTGCATCGTGACAACCCACGGCCCCCCTCCCATGGCAGGACACTCCTCCTGTGTCATCGAAGACAAAATGATCGTCTTCGGGGGTTCGCTAGGATCTCGGCAAAT GAGCAACGATGTCTGGGTGCTGGATCTCGAGCAGTGGGCTTGGTCCAAGCCCAAcatctctgggcccagccctcaCCCACGAGGTGGCCAGTCTCAG ATCGTGATAGACAACGAAACCATTTTAATCCTCGGTGGCTGTGGTGGTCCCAATGCA CTGTTTAAAGACGCCTGGTTACTGCACATGCACGCGAACCCCTGGACGTGGCAGCCGCTCAAGGTGGAGAACGAAGACCACGGAGCCCCAGAGCTGTGGTGCCATCCTGCCTGCAGG gtGGGACAGTGCGTCGTGGTCTTTAGCCAAGCTCCCAGCGGGAGAGCCCCGCTGAGTCCCAGCTTGAACTCTCGCCCCTCTCCCATCAGCGCCACGCCGCCCGCCCTGGTCCCCGAAACGCGGGAATACCGCTCTCAATCTCCCGTCAGGAACACGGACGAGGCTCCTTGCGTCAACGGCCGCTGGGGCACCTTGCGACCCagagcgcagaggcaaacccccTCGGGATCCCGGGAAGGCAGCCTCTCCCCAGCCAGAGGGGACAGTTCCCCTGTACTCAACGGTGGGAGCTTGTCGCCCGGAGGCACGGCAGCCGGCGGTGCCTCTTTGGACAGCCCCGTGCAGGTCGTATCGCCCAGCACGCCTTCCGCGGCTGAAGGGTACGACCTAAAAGTGGGGCTCGCCCTGGCGCCGCGACGGGGATCGCTGCCGGAGCAGAAAGACCTGCGTTTGGGATCCGTCGACCTGAGCTGGGAACAGAAACCGGCCTCCGTCATCTGCCAGATGGACGGTGTGGAGGGCAGGACAGTCGGCGCGAGCGTGAGGAACCCCCCCGAGCAGACCAACGGCATCCATACGCCGCCCCACGTCGCCAGCTCCCTCCCGGGGGCCGTCTCCCCCGGCGCGCTCCGGAGGAGCTTGGAGGCCGTCAAAGCCCTCTCTTCCAAAGGCTCCTCGGCTTCTGCGGCGTTGAGCCCTCCCCTGGCTTCTTCCCCGGGGTCCCCGGGTGCCGAGACGGGCTCGGCAGCGCGTCCGGGCTCTACCCAAGGCGACGGCCATTCCTTACCTCCCATCGCCCGCCGCCTGGGCCACCACCCTCCCCAATCCCTCAACGTGGGGAAGCCTTTGTACCAGAGCATGAACTGCAAACCCATGCAGATGTACGTGCTGGACATTAAAGACACCAAGGAACAAGGACGAGTCAAATGGAAAGTGTTCAACAGCAGTTCGGTGGTGGGGCCGCCCGAAACCAGTTTACACACGGTGGTGCAAGGCAGAGGGGAGTTAATCATATTCGGTGGCCTCATGGACAAGAAACAAAACGTGAAATACTATCCCAAAACAAATGCCTTGTACTTTGTGCGAGCAAAAAGATAA